One region of Triticum aestivum cultivar Chinese Spring chromosome 6B, IWGSC CS RefSeq v2.1, whole genome shotgun sequence genomic DNA includes:
- the LOC123137748 gene encoding phospholipase A1-Ibeta2, chloroplastic — protein sequence MSIAAAVTGTATAAVHAPVHHAPHHASTQRTAPRREQSPLNPSSQALRAAGSGASPAADGVRTHIANLDRVLGKPPRTPSQAGPPSSKQEQESEQEPLNIRHGLLNALNLSFFVPMPGMRARMAADEHMSPRSLMHMQQLLSADSPRASPRSTIGPRWRALHGEGGWAGLLDPLDSDLRRELLRYGDFVQAAYQAFHSLPTAAARHRGLMLPDRSYRPTRSLFATSALSMPPWAKRPNTPEWLTQQSNWIGYVAVCESEREVARMGRRDIAIVLRGTATCLEWAENLRASLVPLDGETGEGKQAGPEDPKVARGFRSLYKTAGEKVKSLSEDVMDEVRRLMEKYKGEELSITIVGHSLGGALALLVADEIATTVPDAPPVAVVSFGGPKVGNAAFVDKLKQSGKVNVLRIVNAGDMVTKVPGVAPRLPLSKEQYQHVGAELRIDSKNSPCLRPDVGPASRHDLEAYLHLIDGFTATGHPFRYDARRSVIRLLQLQKGNVKKEYVNRARELGVDPAAPADVGRSMAYGNCAVASPS from the coding sequence ATGTCAATTGCCGCGGCTGTCACCGGAACCGCCACCGCGGCGGTGCATGCGCCCGTGCACCACGCGCCGCACCACGCCTCTACGCAGCGCACGGCGCCGCGGCGCGAGCAGTCGCCGCTCAACCCGAGCTCGCAGGCGCTGCGCGCCGCTGGGTCCGGGGCCTCGCCCGCCGCGGATGGCGTGAGGACGCACATCGCCAACCTTGACCGCGTGCTCGGGAAGCCGCCGAGGACGCCGAGCCAGGCGGGGCCGCCCAGCAGCAAGCAGGAGCAGGAGAGCGAGCAGGAGCCGCTTAACATCAGGCACGGCCTGCTCAACGCGCTCAACCTCTCCTTCTTCGTGCCCATGCCCGGGATGCGGGCGCGCATGGCCGCGGACGAGCACATGTCGCCGCGCAGCCTCATGCACATGCAGCAGCTCCTCTCGGCCGACTCCCCGCGCGCGTCCCCGAGGAGCACCATCGGCCCCCGGTGGCGCGCCCTCCACGGGGAGGGCGGGTGGGCTGGACTCCTCGACCCGCTCGACTCCGACCTCCGCCGAGAGCTCCTCCGCTACGGCGACTTCGTGCAGGCGGCCTACCAGGCCTTCCACTCGCTGCCCACCGCGGCGGCGAGGCACCGTGGCCTCATGCTCCCGGACCGCTCCTACCGCCCCACGCGCAGCCTCTTCGCCACCTCCGCGCTCTCCATGCCGCCGTGGGCCAAGCGCCCCAACACCCCCGAGTGGCTCACGCAGCAGTCCAACTGGATCGGCTACGTCGCCGTGTGCGAGTCCGAGCGGGAGGTCGCCCGCATGGGCCGCCGGGACATCGCCATCGTGCTGCGCGGGACGGCCACCTGCCTCGAGTGGGCCGAGAACCTGCGCGCCTCGCTCGTGCCCCTCGACGGCGAGACCGGCGAGGGCAAGCAAGCCGGACCGGAGGATCCCAAGGTGGCTCGCGGATTCCGGAGCCTCTACAAGACGGCCGGGGAAAAGGTGAAGAGCCTCTCGGAGGACGTCATGGACGAGGTGAGACGCCTCATGGAGAAGTACAAGGGCGAGGAGCTGAGCATCACGATCGTCGGGCACAGCctcggcggcgcgctggcgctcctggTGGCCGACGAGATCGCCACCACCGTCCCCGATGCCCCGCCGGTCGCCGTGGTCTCCTTCGGCGGCCCGAAGGTGGGCAACGCCGCGTTCGTGGACAAGCTCAAGCAGAGCGGCAAGGTCAACGTCCTCCGCATCGTTAACGCGGGCGACATGGTCACCAAGGTGCCCGGCGTGGCGCCGCGGCTGCCGCTGAGCAAGGAGCAGTACCAGCACGTGGGCGCGGAGCTGCGCATCGACAGCAAGAACTCGCCGTGCCTGCGCCCCGACGTGGGCCCGGCGAGCCGGCACGACCTGGAGGCGTACCTGCACCTCATCGACGGGTTCACCGCGACGGGGCACCCGTTCCGGTACGACGCGCGGCGCAGCGTGATACGGCTGCTGCAGCTGCAGAAGGGGAACGTGAAGAAGGAGTACGTGAACCGCGCCCGGGAGCTCGGCGTCGACCCCGCCGCGCCGGCGGACGTCGGCCGGAGCATGGCGTACGGCAACTGCGCCGTGGCGAGCCCGTCATGA